One Staphylococcus ratti DNA segment encodes these proteins:
- a CDS encoding thioredoxin family protein has product MKSNILDLDMLEDWLKTRSLAVVHIYRDNCSVCHAVLPQLESLLQRYPGVELGLINAEDVPEIAGQWNVFTVPVDIIFYEGKEKHREGRFIHFEQFEKQLSRIYESIHS; this is encoded by the coding sequence ATGAAGTCCAATATTTTAGATTTAGATATGCTAGAGGACTGGCTTAAAACACGTTCGTTAGCAGTAGTTCATATTTATCGAGACAATTGTAGTGTTTGTCATGCGGTTTTGCCACAATTGGAATCTCTTTTACAACGTTATCCAGGGGTAGAGCTTGGGCTTATCAACGCTGAAGACGTTCCAGAAATTGCAGGACAATGGAATGTTTTTACTGTTCCAGTGGATATTATCTTTTATGAAGGAAAAGAAAAACATCGCGAAGGTCGATTTATTCATTTTGAACAATTTGAGAAGCAACTTTCTCGAATTTATGAAAGCATTCATTCTTAA
- a CDS encoding alpha/beta hydrolase fold domain-containing protein has translation MKRYVMSNLMGRYLSHQRHIKFKSQDEVNAFLEKREALNKEKHKQPDQINVKSNLVKDMFDDMQVFRFNFGHHIKNKILYIYGGTFVLQPSVFHWRFMDKLAYETLHEVVLPIYPKAPEYTYRETHEAIEQAYRRLLKETEASNIVIMGDSSGASMALSFVQKHLKEQELPLPSQVYLISPWLDLSLSNPDITEQVQKKDPLHNVSSLQSIAKVWADDLEIKHPRVSPLYGPVRGLPPVFMFGGTIELFYPDMLKLESYFKAELQPIHFYQYKDMVTAFPIYPIVESRKVLKQIRKTINQP, from the coding sequence TTGAAACGTTACGTAATGAGTAACTTGATGGGACGCTATTTATCTCATCAACGGCATATTAAGTTTAAATCACAAGACGAAGTGAATGCGTTTCTTGAAAAAAGAGAAGCGCTCAATAAAGAAAAGCATAAACAGCCCGACCAAATTAATGTGAAATCGAATTTAGTTAAAGATATGTTTGATGACATGCAAGTTTTTCGCTTTAATTTTGGTCATCATATCAAAAATAAAATTTTATATATATATGGTGGCACCTTTGTCTTACAACCCTCAGTTTTTCATTGGCGATTTATGGATAAATTAGCGTATGAAACGTTACATGAAGTCGTATTGCCTATCTACCCTAAAGCGCCAGAATATACTTATAGAGAAACACATGAAGCGATTGAACAAGCATATCGCCGTTTACTTAAAGAAACGGAAGCCTCCAATATCGTCATTATGGGAGACAGTTCAGGCGCTAGTATGGCACTTAGCTTCGTGCAGAAACACTTAAAAGAACAAGAATTACCGTTACCGAGTCAAGTTTATCTTATTTCTCCATGGTTGGATTTATCTTTATCTAACCCAGACATAACTGAACAAGTTCAAAAGAAAGATCCGTTGCATAATGTCTCAAGTTTACAATCTATTGCTAAAGTGTGGGCGGATGATTTGGAAATCAAACATCCACGTGTTTCACCTTTGTATGGTCCCGTTAGAGGATTGCCACCTGTATTTATGTTTGGAGGCACAATAGAATTATTTTATCCGGATATGCTTAAATTAGAATCGTATTTTAAGGCAGAACTACAACCTATCCATTTTTATCAATATAAAGATATGGTAACCGCTTTTCCGATTTATCCAATTGTAGAATCTCGCAAAGTTTTAAAACAAATTCGTAAAACGATTAATCAACCGTAA
- a CDS encoding ABC transporter ATP-binding protein, translated as MSLKIDNLIKTFGKGDAKTEVLKGINFEVQPGEFIILNGASGSGKSTLLSIIGGLLSPSEGQIILDGEDFSQLSQKALTSKRLKDIGFIFQSSHLLPYLKVKDQLILVGKEAGMSKAEAEKRAKQLLDDIGLNHRIDAYPHMLSGGEKQRVAIMRAWMNQPKLLLADEPTASLDAKRATEVVDMIKAQVQSKGTIGIMVTHDERLFDYADRMLYLDDGKIVSK; from the coding sequence ATGAGTTTAAAAATTGATAATCTTATTAAAACATTTGGTAAAGGTGACGCAAAAACAGAAGTTTTAAAAGGCATTAATTTCGAAGTTCAACCTGGAGAATTTATCATATTAAATGGTGCTTCAGGGTCTGGTAAATCCACACTTCTTAGTATTATAGGTGGTTTACTTTCGCCTAGTGAAGGTCAAATCATTTTGGATGGAGAAGATTTTAGTCAGTTATCGCAAAAAGCATTGACATCCAAGAGATTAAAAGATATTGGTTTTATCTTTCAATCTTCTCATTTATTACCGTATTTAAAAGTGAAAGATCAACTTATATTAGTCGGAAAAGAAGCTGGAATGTCAAAAGCAGAAGCAGAAAAACGTGCAAAGCAGTTATTGGATGACATCGGTTTAAATCATCGCATAGATGCATATCCGCACATGTTATCTGGTGGGGAAAAGCAGCGTGTTGCAATTATGCGTGCTTGGATGAATCAACCAAAATTGTTATTAGCAGATGAACCTACAGCAAGTTTAGATGCGAAGCGTGCTACTGAAGTAGTAGATATGATTAAAGCACAGGTTCAATCGAAAGGGACAATTGGTATTATGGTTACACATGATGAGCGTTTGTTCGATTATGCAGACCGCATGCTTTATCTAGATGATGGAAAAATTGTAAGTAAATAA
- a CDS encoding AbgT family transporter translates to MMSKSRKYTLMTRFLNLVEKTGNKLPDPIILFFSLCIILALITAVVSQFDTHVKHPGTGDVITVKNILSHDGLVMFLNDAIKNFSTFPALGIVLAVMLGIGVAEKSGYFDTLMIHLVSIAPEKIILPVIIFIGMIGNVAGDAAPIVLPPLVAMIFMKLGYHPVAGLALAYASTLGGFAANIFIGMQDALVYAFTEPSAHLIDKNIKMNVAMNWYFIAASTFFLLPILWYVTKKIVIPHLGPYDASQYTQSMPLKKATLTSKETQAVHYANISFIGTLLLIALLALPENSWLRNEKTGSLIEDAPLMNGIGVILILVFVIPGLVYGFKAGTIQSSKDIGRMLTEAMASMGNFIVIVFFAAQLLAFLTWSNLGIFIAVKGAEALQHQNGVVLIIGLLTLSGLINLLIGSASAKWALLGPIFVPMFLLLGFHPAFTQMIYRVGDSVTNPITPMIPYLPLLLTYAQKYDKTMKLGTLISSLMPYTLFLAVFWTLFLLLWYFLGLPVGPGGPIYHN, encoded by the coding sequence ATGATGTCAAAATCACGAAAGTACACACTTATGACACGTTTTTTAAATTTGGTAGAAAAAACAGGCAATAAGTTGCCAGATCCTATTATTTTGTTTTTTAGTTTGTGCATTATTTTAGCGCTCATTACAGCCGTTGTATCTCAATTTGATACACACGTGAAGCATCCTGGTACGGGCGACGTCATAACTGTCAAAAATATTTTAAGTCATGATGGACTCGTCATGTTTTTAAATGATGCGATTAAAAATTTTTCCACGTTTCCTGCACTAGGTATCGTACTTGCTGTGATGCTTGGTATTGGTGTAGCTGAGAAAAGTGGCTATTTTGATACCTTGATGATTCACCTTGTGTCCATTGCACCTGAGAAAATCATTCTTCCTGTCATTATTTTTATAGGTATGATTGGGAATGTAGCAGGTGATGCAGCTCCTATTGTGCTTCCTCCGCTTGTCGCCATGATTTTTATGAAATTAGGTTATCATCCTGTCGCAGGATTGGCATTAGCTTATGCGTCTACTCTAGGCGGTTTTGCGGCAAATATTTTTATCGGTATGCAAGATGCATTAGTTTATGCGTTTACCGAGCCTTCCGCACATTTAATCGATAAAAACATTAAAATGAATGTGGCAATGAACTGGTATTTTATTGCCGCAAGTACATTCTTTTTACTTCCGATTTTGTGGTATGTCACAAAAAAGATTGTGATTCCACACTTAGGTCCCTATGATGCTTCACAATATACTCAAAGTATGCCACTAAAAAAAGCTACACTCACATCTAAAGAAACGCAAGCTGTACATTATGCGAATATAAGCTTTATAGGCACACTTCTTTTAATTGCACTTTTGGCCCTTCCTGAAAATAGTTGGCTTCGCAATGAGAAAACCGGAAGTTTAATTGAAGATGCCCCTTTAATGAATGGCATAGGCGTTATACTCATTCTCGTCTTTGTTATTCCTGGATTGGTATATGGCTTCAAAGCAGGAACCATTCAAAGCTCAAAAGATATAGGTCGCATGTTAACAGAAGCAATGGCTTCAATGGGAAATTTCATAGTAATTGTCTTTTTTGCTGCACAATTGCTTGCCTTTTTAACGTGGAGCAATTTAGGAATTTTTATAGCTGTTAAAGGTGCTGAAGCCTTACAACATCAAAATGGTGTCGTTTTAATTATTGGCTTACTCACATTAAGTGGTCTCATCAATTTATTGATTGGCAGTGCTTCTGCTAAATGGGCATTGTTAGGTCCAATATTTGTCCCTATGTTTCTGTTGCTCGGATTCCATCCTGCCTTTACACAAATGATTTATCGTGTCGGAGACTCTGTGACAAATCCTATTACACCAATGATTCCTTATTTACCTTTACTGCTCACTTACGCGCAAAAATATGATAAAACTATGAAGCTTGGCACATTAATTTCTAGTCTTATGCCCTACACGCTATTCTTAGCTGTTTTTTGGACGTTATTCCTACTCTTATGGTACTTTTTAGGGCTACCAGTAGGTCCAGGCGGTCCTATTTATCATAATTAA
- a CDS encoding YdcF family protein: MILVLHMILAIGYQLSYLHPWSQYVLCIIVMLSLVWITRHHLFTTQGRMFLGDVLSFTLVISSLCIGAFCVATLLPSWWSLPFSLLGQLSMVFLMTWPFYLYFTHLISKRPPSDATHQLIILGAGIFTEEVTPMLKSRLDAALHLQTLHSNTFQFIVSGGQGPDEPISEALAMQRYLISRGVPSSHIIMEDQSTNTVENLVYSKKHFKNPRGICVTSEFHVLRALKIAQRQGLTLVGFGAPSPLHLRARALIKDYCGLLLHHSRTWWIFSLIVVYVKAYLILS; this comes from the coding sequence ATGATACTTGTGCTTCATATGATTTTGGCTATAGGTTATCAACTTTCGTATCTTCACCCTTGGAGTCAATATGTGCTATGTATCATAGTGATGCTCTCTTTAGTTTGGATAACACGACACCATCTTTTCACCACTCAAGGTCGTATGTTTTTAGGGGATGTATTAAGTTTCACGCTAGTGATTAGCAGCTTATGTATCGGGGCATTTTGCGTTGCCACGCTCTTGCCTTCTTGGTGGTCTCTCCCATTTAGTTTATTAGGGCAGTTATCAATGGTCTTTTTAATGACTTGGCCTTTTTATTTATATTTCACGCATCTCATCTCTAAACGACCACCAAGTGACGCTACACATCAACTTATCATCTTAGGCGCTGGTATTTTCACAGAAGAAGTCACACCAATGTTAAAGTCTCGTCTAGATGCTGCACTTCACCTACAAACGCTCCATTCGAATACGTTTCAATTTATCGTTTCTGGAGGTCAAGGCCCTGATGAACCTATTTCAGAAGCATTGGCGATGCAACGTTATTTGATAAGTCGCGGTGTTCCTTCATCACATATTATTATGGAGGACCAGTCAACAAACACTGTCGAAAATTTAGTTTACTCTAAAAAGCACTTCAAAAACCCACGTGGTATCTGTGTGACAAGTGAGTTTCATGTTCTACGCGCATTAAAAATTGCACAACGACAAGGATTGACGTTAGTAGGTTTTGGCGCCCCTTCTCCACTCCATTTACGTGCACGTGCTTTAATTAAAGATTATTGTGGCCTTTTATTGCATCATTCAAGAACTTGGTGGATATTTAGCCTAATCGTCGTATATGTTAAGGCCTACCTCATTTTGTCATAA
- a CDS encoding PTS sugar transporter subunit IIC, with protein sequence MFTYRAPSGMRAMGALANAAIASFLVEAFNKYVGGQVLGIPFLEELGDAAGGLGGVAAAGLTALAIGVSPVYALVIAAACGGMDLLPGFFAGYIIGYLMKYTEKYVPDGLDLLGAVIIIAPLARLIAVGLTPVVDNTLVKIGDIIKSSMDVNPILMGIILGGIITVVGTAPLSSMALTALLGLTGVPMAVGAMAAFSSAFMNGTLFHRLKLGDRKSTISVSIEPLSQADIVSANPIPVYITNFLGGATAGLVIAMSGMINDATGTATPIAGFLVMFGFNDWMTVVMYGVVMAVIGAIWGFIGSIIFKNYPVVTKQDMIARGATDA encoded by the coding sequence TTGTTTACATATCGTGCGCCGAGTGGCATGCGTGCCATGGGGGCGTTAGCGAATGCGGCTATCGCTTCATTTTTAGTTGAAGCTTTTAACAAATACGTTGGTGGTCAAGTATTGGGTATTCCATTTTTGGAAGAATTGGGAGATGCTGCAGGAGGACTCGGTGGAGTTGCGGCTGCTGGCTTGACAGCACTTGCTATTGGTGTTTCACCTGTCTATGCGCTTGTTATCGCAGCAGCCTGTGGAGGCATGGATTTATTACCCGGCTTTTTTGCAGGTTATATTATTGGTTATTTAATGAAATATACTGAAAAGTATGTGCCAGATGGCTTGGATTTGTTAGGTGCAGTCATCATTATTGCGCCTCTTGCGCGATTGATTGCTGTAGGATTAACGCCTGTCGTGGATAATACACTTGTTAAAATTGGTGATATAATTAAAAGTTCTATGGATGTGAATCCAATTCTAATGGGAATTATTTTAGGTGGCATTATTACAGTAGTTGGCACTGCACCATTGAGCTCGATGGCACTTACCGCATTGTTAGGTTTGACTGGCGTACCAATGGCAGTCGGGGCGATGGCTGCGTTCAGTTCTGCTTTCATGAATGGAACACTTTTCCACAGATTAAAATTAGGGGATCGTAAATCTACAATTTCCGTAAGTATCGAACCTTTATCACAAGCAGATATTGTATCAGCGAATCCTATACCGGTATATATTACAAACTTTTTAGGTGGTGCCACAGCAGGACTGGTCATCGCAATGAGCGGAATGATTAATGATGCGACTGGAACGGCAACGCCAATTGCAGGATTTTTAGTCATGTTTGGTTTTAATGATTGGATGACGGTAGTGATGTACGGTGTAGTGATGGCTGTCATCGGTGCGATATGGGGGTTCATTGGCTCAATAATTTTCAAAAATTACCCTGTTGTGACAAAGCAAGATATGATTGCTCGCGGTGCGACCGATGCATAA
- a CDS encoding TetR/AcrR family transcriptional regulator — MVRMQKQDLRVKKTISKLNEVLVTLLRTQRFSKITINQICLEANVHRTTFYKHFKDKNELLLHAFEAAIRPYFNHNVNRRMVQPFTCLEQTLNMSMRDVLKQQKDDANFYKVLVSFFAQSINTDVQVYINQLPNEQRFPSEVFGYVQTAIIFSLNQWRIDTNTEFDAAQMDHIYQTLMRYYLSNF; from the coding sequence ATGGTTAGGATGCAGAAGCAAGATTTACGTGTTAAAAAAACAATTTCAAAATTAAATGAAGTGCTTGTTACGCTACTTCGCACACAGCGGTTTTCTAAAATTACAATAAATCAAATTTGTTTAGAAGCCAATGTGCATAGGACAACGTTTTATAAGCATTTCAAAGATAAAAATGAGCTACTATTACATGCATTTGAAGCTGCGATACGACCTTATTTTAATCACAATGTAAATAGGCGAATGGTTCAACCTTTCACGTGTCTTGAACAAACGTTAAATATGTCAATGAGAGATGTTTTAAAACAACAAAAAGACGATGCTAATTTTTATAAAGTATTAGTGAGTTTTTTTGCACAATCCATCAACACTGACGTGCAAGTGTATATTAATCAATTACCTAATGAACAACGCTTCCCTTCTGAAGTATTTGGATATGTTCAAACCGCGATTATTTTTTCTCTTAATCAATGGCGTATTGATACAAATACAGAATTTGATGCAGCACAAATGGACCATATTTACCAAACGTTAATGCGCTATTATTTATCGAATTTTTAA
- a CDS encoding MarR family winged helix-turn-helix transcriptional regulator, translating to MSKEMSKHVGFMGEFMVNLNALTAALLKDLRNKYKISNEQSSVLLMLSHDRALTLTEITLRQGVNKAAVSRRVKKLVELKLVEWVQLEYSYDKRLKYVALTDRGTDYVRESRHIIANLASEMLSDIAIDQIEQTREVLEQIDQRVKSHLKKI from the coding sequence ATGTCTAAAGAAATGTCGAAACATGTCGGTTTTATGGGCGAATTTATGGTGAATTTAAATGCTTTAACAGCAGCGCTATTAAAAGATTTGCGGAATAAATATAAAATTTCCAATGAACAGTCGAGTGTGTTGTTAATGTTGTCCCATGACAGAGCCTTAACGTTAACGGAAATTACTTTGAGGCAAGGTGTGAATAAGGCTGCTGTGAGTCGACGAGTGAAAAAGTTAGTTGAATTAAAACTGGTTGAATGGGTTCAATTGGAATATTCATATGATAAACGGCTAAAATATGTTGCATTGACCGATCGAGGCACAGATTATGTGAGAGAGTCAAGACATATTATAGCCAATTTAGCCTCTGAAATGTTGTCAGATATAGCTATCGATCAAATTGAACAAACACGTGAAGTATTAGAACAAATTGATCAACGTGTGAAGTCGCATTTGAAAAAAATATAA
- a CDS encoding thioesterase family protein, whose translation MLYFPFYDKDYVRDEWIDRNGHMNDAEYARVFSLAIDHFHDQVGLTNEERDQREYTVFTLETHITYIKEMKQGTPFKIEVSIYDMDEKRTHFFLTLINEHNNEVSATAETMMMGMDRQLRQPAPFPDDVYAHIQTYVESQGDVTFPKQLGHRIGIPKQ comes from the coding sequence ATGTTATATTTTCCATTTTACGATAAAGATTATGTACGCGATGAATGGATAGATCGCAACGGCCATATGAATGATGCCGAATACGCTCGTGTTTTTAGCTTAGCAATTGATCATTTTCACGATCAAGTAGGCTTAACTAATGAGGAACGTGATCAACGGGAATATACTGTATTTACACTCGAAACACATATCACATATATAAAAGAAATGAAACAAGGGACGCCTTTTAAAATAGAAGTTTCAATTTACGATATGGACGAAAAACGTACCCATTTCTTTTTGACACTTATTAATGAACACAATAATGAAGTGAGTGCTACAGCTGAAACAATGATGATGGGCATGGATCGCCAATTAAGACAACCTGCACCGTTTCCAGATGATGTGTATGCACATATTCAAACTTATGTCGAATCACAAGGAGACGTGACTTTCCCAAAACAATTAGGTCACCGAATTGGCATCCCTAAACAATAA
- a CDS encoding response regulator transcription factor: protein MSVTCLIVDDDPEILNYVASRIEKEGYHAIKKSSGEAAEAYVEHHDIDIAIVDIMMDQMDGFELCKILKYDYNYPVIMLTARDALTDKERAFLAGTDDYVTKPFEVTELIFRIKAVLRRYQIQTNVHLNLGNLEIDQTQLEVKVNNKGMILPNKEFALLSLLVSYPRQVFEREALIEKIWGFDYDGDTRTVDVHIKRLRKRLKKLGANVHIETVRGIGYKVTDDA, encoded by the coding sequence ATGTCAGTGACCTGTTTAATCGTTGATGATGATCCTGAAATTTTAAACTACGTCGCGTCGCGTATCGAAAAAGAAGGCTATCATGCTATAAAGAAATCTAGCGGTGAAGCAGCAGAGGCATATGTCGAACATCATGATATTGATATTGCCATTGTTGATATTATGATGGATCAAATGGACGGTTTTGAATTATGCAAAATATTAAAATATGACTACAATTATCCTGTAATTATGCTTACCGCACGTGATGCATTAACAGATAAAGAACGCGCCTTTTTAGCGGGTACGGATGACTATGTAACCAAGCCTTTCGAAGTGACAGAACTCATTTTCCGTATTAAAGCCGTGTTACGACGCTATCAAATCCAAACAAATGTCCATTTAAACTTAGGGAATCTTGAAATTGACCAAACTCAACTCGAAGTAAAAGTGAATAATAAAGGGATGATTCTACCCAATAAAGAATTCGCTTTACTCAGTTTGCTCGTCTCTTATCCACGACAAGTATTTGAGCGAGAAGCATTAATCGAAAAAATATGGGGCTTTGACTACGATGGCGATACACGCACTGTCGATGTACACATTAAACGTTTACGTAAACGTTTAAAAAAATTAGGTGCAAATGTGCATATAGAAACTGTACGTGGCATAGGATATAAGGTGACAGACGATGCTTAA
- a CDS encoding ABC transporter permease — MKIAFNELKFYKFKYLLITFIVVLLASMVLFISGLAKGLARENVSMIDQFKSEQFLVQKDSDNQIQRSNIDPNAQKQIDDIVKTKPLKVSMSTAEYKSTNSDLLFASMPKNEQPTLKSGHLPQNDKEVALNSKLEGEGLKIGDTIKIKGKDETLKISGFFDHAMYAHTDLAIVTDKGLDHVTGDQSATSMYFLNGISKSDQQKLNDIKDVKIVNKTDLTDGIPSYQAEQAPLNMMIVSLFVITAIVLTAFFYVMTIQKTSEIGILKAIGIKTSHLLGSLLFQILFVTMLGVVIALGLIAGLATLMPVTMPFHLTSQLMILMVVVFIVVAIVGALLSLVRVLKVDPIEAIGGGN, encoded by the coding sequence ATGAAAATCGCATTCAATGAGTTAAAATTTTACAAATTTAAATATTTACTCATTACGTTTATCGTCGTATTGCTTGCGAGTATGGTGCTATTTATTTCAGGGTTAGCAAAAGGTTTGGCACGTGAAAACGTCTCGATGATAGATCAGTTTAAATCAGAACAATTTCTTGTTCAAAAAGATTCGGATAATCAAATTCAGCGTTCCAACATTGACCCAAACGCTCAAAAACAAATTGACGACATTGTAAAAACGAAGCCTTTAAAAGTAAGTATGTCGACTGCAGAATATAAAAGTACGAACAGCGACTTACTATTTGCATCTATGCCGAAAAATGAGCAACCGACTTTAAAATCAGGGCACTTGCCTCAAAATGATAAAGAAGTGGCGCTAAACAGCAAATTAGAAGGTGAAGGTTTAAAAATAGGGGACACTATAAAAATTAAAGGGAAAGATGAAACTTTAAAAATATCTGGATTTTTTGATCATGCGATGTACGCCCATACAGATTTAGCGATTGTGACAGATAAAGGATTAGATCATGTCACAGGTGATCAATCTGCAACATCGATGTATTTTTTAAATGGCATTAGCAAATCAGACCAACAAAAATTAAATGACATAAAAGATGTGAAAATTGTAAATAAAACAGATTTAACAGATGGCATACCGAGTTATCAAGCAGAACAAGCACCATTAAACATGATGATTGTGAGTCTGTTTGTAATTACAGCGATTGTTCTTACAGCCTTTTTCTATGTTATGACGATACAAAAAACGTCAGAAATTGGAATTTTAAAAGCGATTGGTATTAAAACGAGTCATTTACTAGGTTCGCTATTATTCCAAATTTTATTTGTTACTATGTTAGGTGTTGTCATTGCATTAGGGTTAATTGCAGGATTAGCAACACTTATGCCAGTCACAATGCCATTCCATCTCACATCACAATTAATGATATTGATGGTTGTTGTATTTATCGTAGTGGCGATTGTAGGTGCATTATTATCACTTGTACGTGTACTTAAAGTAGATCCGATTGAAGCGATTGGAGGCGGCAATTAA
- a CDS encoding ABC transporter ATP-binding protein has protein sequence MIKVRNLYFSFGKQNILNDISLNIKQENKIIGLLGPNGAGKTTLFNILTNYYQKFQGEVNNNEFTYFLLPDREYIPGNLTIKSCLKDFQKLYANFNKDRATSMLEKLDLDFNQKISNFSKGMKEQLHLIFSLAQDVDLYVFDEPLAAVDPVTRDILIELIKNGRRENSVAIISTHLVQDMDELFNEVIIINHGKIKLHENTKKLIAEHNTSLNNIYKERVKIANNY, from the coding sequence ATGATAAAAGTTAGAAACCTCTATTTCAGCTTTGGTAAACAAAACATACTCAATGATATTTCTTTAAATATCAAACAAGAAAATAAAATAATTGGATTATTAGGGCCGAATGGAGCTGGAAAAACGACATTGTTCAACATTCTAACCAATTATTATCAAAAATTTCAAGGCGAAGTTAACAATAACGAATTCACCTATTTTTTATTACCAGATAGAGAATATATTCCAGGAAATTTAACTATCAAAAGTTGTCTAAAAGATTTTCAAAAATTATATGCTAATTTCAACAAAGATAGAGCTACAAGCATGTTAGAAAAATTGGACTTAGATTTTAATCAAAAAATATCAAATTTTTCAAAAGGTATGAAAGAGCAACTGCATTTAATTTTTTCTTTAGCACAGGATGTGGATTTATATGTTTTTGATGAACCATTAGCCGCAGTAGATCCTGTTACAAGAGATATTCTAATAGAGTTAATTAAAAATGGACGCAGAGAGAATAGTGTAGCAATTATTAGCACCCATTTAGTTCAAGATATGGATGAACTATTTAACGAGGTTATTATTATAAATCACGGCAAAATTAAGCTGCATGAAAATACTAAAAAGTTAATAGCAGAACATAATACTTCTTTGAATAATATTTATAAGGAGCGTGTGAAAATTGCTAACAATTACTAA
- a CDS encoding TcaA second domain-containing protein, whose protein sequence is MERCPHCQNQRLDGAMRCAKCQHQVSFSKSAYEQSSQRLKTREEAEKKAKQLKMKQMIPLGIFVFIIILLMILFLLLRNYNSPEAQANLLINAIDNDDASRVSSLLSSKENKVGRKEATIYIQFIKKEIGTRQFEKEVHKTVDQLDKKSTVAKYIKTKDGVDVLRISMNGRRYFLFDNLGFQAPTKQAEIKANMDASYTFEVNGRQKNIVVKKGQTVSLGNYIPGEYAIAAQKETDRGTFEGKLRFSSKSSQNETMKVIEDFDSAQVDVNLKNTSGLTEKKTVIINGERLPYTSEQGFGPFPVNEDLTVQAEGKSHGKTFKTEEKTIKKNDLKTVNSVTLSFDKEEIEEYNKDQEDTLVNKINDFFKSHTRS, encoded by the coding sequence ATGGAACGATGCCCGCATTGTCAGAATCAGCGGCTAGATGGAGCTATGAGATGCGCGAAATGTCAACACCAGGTTTCATTTTCAAAAAGTGCATATGAGCAATCGTCGCAAAGATTGAAAACACGTGAAGAAGCTGAGAAAAAAGCAAAACAATTGAAGATGAAGCAAATGATTCCTCTAGGTATATTTGTATTTATTATTATTTTACTCATGATTTTATTTTTATTGCTACGTAATTATAATTCTCCCGAAGCACAAGCGAACTTGCTTATTAATGCAATTGATAATGATGATGCCTCACGTGTATCCAGTTTATTAAGTTCAAAAGAAAATAAAGTGGGTAGAAAAGAGGCAACGATTTATATTCAATTTATCAAGAAAGAAATAGGGACACGTCAATTTGAAAAGGAAGTTCATAAGACTGTGGACCAATTAGATAAGAAAAGTACTGTGGCGAAATACATTAAAACAAAAGACGGTGTCGATGTATTACGAATTAGTATGAACGGGCGACGTTATTTCTTATTTGATAATTTAGGTTTTCAAGCACCTACAAAACAAGCTGAAATTAAAGCGAACATGGACGCGTCTTATACTTTCGAAGTGAATGGGCGTCAGAAAAATATTGTTGTAAAAAAAGGTCAAACTGTCTCATTAGGTAATTACATACCGGGAGAATATGCAATTGCTGCTCAAAAGGAAACAGATAGAGGAACATTCGAAGGAAAGTTACGTTTTAGTTCAAAATCGAGTCAAAATGAAACGATGAAAGTCATTGAAGATTTCGATTCAGCTCAAGTGGATGTTAATTTAAAGAATACTTCAGGCTTAACTGAGAAAAAGACAGTCATCATTAATGGTGAGCGTTTGCCGTATACAAGCGAACAAGGCTTCGGACCTTTTCCAGTAAATGAAGATTTAACAGTACAAGCAGAAGGAAAAAGTCATGGTAAAACTTTTAAAACGGAAGAAAAAACCATTAAAAAAAATGACTTAAAAACAGTGAACTCAGTCACATTGTCGTTCGACAAAGAAGAGATTGAAGAATATAATAAAGACCAAGAAGATACACTAGTGAACAAAATCAATGACTTTTTCAAATCTCATACGCGTTCTTAA